One genomic segment of Mangifera indica cultivar Alphonso chromosome 6, CATAS_Mindica_2.1, whole genome shotgun sequence includes these proteins:
- the LOC123219395 gene encoding U-box domain-containing protein 8-like, with protein sequence MATQFPDDFKCPISLEIMSDPVILSSGHTFDRVSIQRWLDAGHRTCPITNLPLPEQPSLIPNHALRSLISKFTHIPLPNSQSDYANANPHTLISILTSKSSPIHSKLESLSQLAKLSKRDSASRRKLTESGAVSAVLNCLNFDSDDFTLQEKALSLLLNLSLDDDNKVGIVAEGAIGRVVTALRGGSPDCRAIAATIITSLAVVEVNKATIGEYPLAIESLVGLLQNGKLIREKKEAATALFALSSFPGNRKRLVNCGAVVILVRIAESGLERAVDVLSILAKCKEGREEMMRVEGCVGVLVGMIKNGSSRAVQCSLFTLNCLCRYSEKICVEARREGILEMCMRLVEDENDDEKLRRNANNLIQTLSGNHSMQ encoded by the coding sequence ATGGCGACTCAGTTCCCTGATGATTTCAAGTGTCCGATTTCCCTCGAAATCATGTCCGACCCGGTTATCTTATCATCGGGTCATACATTTGACCGTGTTTCAATCCAACGTTGGCTTGACGCCGGTCACCGTACATGTCCAATTACGAATCTGCCTCTGCCAGAACAGCCGTCTCTTATACCCAACCACGCTCTCAGATCTTTAATTTCCAAGTTTACCCATATTCCTTTACCCAATTCGCAATCCGACTACGCCAATGCCAACCCTCATACACTTATTTCCATTCTTACGTCTAAATCCTCTCCTATCCACTCCAAACTTGAATCCCTCTCCCAACTCGCCAAGCTCTCGAAACGTGACTCAGCTTCTCGGAGGAAACTCACCGAGTCGGGTGCCGTTTCGGCCGTTTTGAACTGCCTCAATTTTGACTCGGACGATTTTACTCTTCAAGAAAAAGCTCTTTCTTTACTACTAAATTTATCTCTCGACGATGACAATAAAGTCGGTATCGTCGCTGAAGGGGCAATCGGTCGGGTCGTGACTGCGTTACGGGGCGGGTCGCCCGATTGCCGGGCTATAGCAGCGACTATAATAACGAGCCTAGCTGTGGTAGAAGTCAACAAAGCGACGATTGGAGAATACCCATTGGCGATAGAATCATTAGTTGGGCTTTTGCAGAACGGGAAACTAATCAGAGAGAAGAAAGAGGCAGCCACCGCTTTATTCGCTTTATCTTCATTTCCTGGAAACCGGAAAAGGCTTGTGAATTGTGGGGCGGTGGTGATTTTGGTGCGAATAGCTGAGTCGGGGCTTGAGAGGGCCGTGGATGTGTTGAGTATTTTAGCGAAATGTAAAGAAGGAAGAGAGGAGATGATGAGAGTTGAAGGGTGTGTGGGAGTTTTAGTCGGGATGATAAAAAATGGGAGTTCAAGAGCGGTTCAGTGTTCGCTTTTTACATTGAATTGTTTGTGTCGTTATAGTGAAAAAATATGTGTGGAAGCGAGAAGAGAAGGGATTTTAGAGATGTGTATGAGGTTGGtggaagatgaaaatgatgatgagAAGCTTAGGAGAAATgctaataatttgattcaaacgtTAAGTGGAAACCATTCTATGCAGTGA